A window from Ureaplasma parvum serovar 3 str. ATCC 27815 encodes these proteins:
- the frr gene encoding ribosome recycling factor, with protein MNFKIYETKIREEFELVLKWMHNEFIKLRTGRATPAILDGILVNYYGSMMPINQLANISVPEPRVLAIKPYDRSSIKDIATAINASNLGVNPQVDVDIIRLTFAAPTEEVRKNLVKKAKQVGEEAKIRVRHIRQEAQDLFKKDSTTIEDDKKFFQTELDNLTKELNKEIETVVSHKEKDIMTV; from the coding sequence ATGAATTTTAAAATTTATGAAACTAAAATCAGAGAAGAATTTGAATTAGTGTTAAAATGAATGCACAATGAATTTATTAAATTGCGAACAGGAAGAGCTACGCCTGCTATTTTAGATGGTATTTTAGTTAATTATTATGGTTCAATGATGCCAATTAATCAATTAGCAAATATTTCAGTTCCAGAACCACGTGTTTTAGCAATTAAACCTTATGATAGAAGTAGTATTAAAGATATTGCTACTGCAATTAACGCATCAAATTTAGGTGTTAATCCTCAAGTAGATGTTGATATTATTCGTTTAACGTTCGCTGCTCCAACAGAAGAAGTAAGAAAAAATTTAGTTAAAAAAGCAAAACAGGTTGGCGAAGAAGCTAAAATTCGTGTACGTCATATCCGTCAAGAAGCACAAGATTTATTCAAAAAAGATTCAACAACTATTGAAGACGATAAAAAGTTTTTTCAAACAGAATTAGATAATTTAACAAAAGAATTAAATAAGGAAATCGAAACAGTTGTAAGTCATAAAGAAAAAGACATAATGACTGTTTAA
- a CDS encoding ribonuclease J has product MAKINFLSLGGQDERGKSCFVLEVNDDIFIFNAGAKIPTSDVFGVNMIVCDYSYLEKNAKRVKGIFIGTPTFNNVMGIKLLLGQVGYKIPIYTSPIGAIVIKKIFEQKVNNKKIEPNIIELDPISDKKIGSIYVTSFKVSNSMPHSYGFVLKTSDGAIVYVDEFIISNDKNKTFDSQINLLNNITKNNTLALIVGMGQAGNPYFTAPNHKNKAFYEAALQNTKNRLIVGCYSNDAYSIFTLATIAKQQNRPFIVYSNNFINTFIGVLKLKLFNSKNLISLPVSEINNSKNAIIVVIENQDTLFSKLNKILHNEDKYVNLSSDDQLILGVVITPGFEMLAAELSDEVGRLDIPYKALPKTVLPMTQSDEDLKHLINFLQPKFLIPINGLYKTEVKFSSTVTTSWIKSDQIISVSNGELFTIEDKVLNPKPQIIELEDKYISSFDALDVGANILFERSQMGENGVINLIVIFDKQFQKLFNYVEFDYCGVVNNDAQIKEIEETFKKRMGECLVYDERKRLILKDTKANLKRLLTKLFEKKFNKRPLVLPTVVDCYKTK; this is encoded by the coding sequence ATGGCTAAAATTAATTTTTTATCGTTAGGAGGACAAGATGAAAGAGGAAAATCTTGCTTTGTTCTTGAAGTGAACGATGATATTTTTATTTTTAATGCTGGTGCGAAAATTCCAACAAGTGATGTTTTTGGCGTAAATATGATTGTTTGTGATTATTCTTATTTAGAAAAAAACGCAAAACGCGTTAAGGGAATTTTTATTGGTACACCAACATTTAATAATGTTATGGGAATTAAATTATTACTAGGACAAGTAGGTTATAAAATCCCAATTTACACAAGCCCAATAGGAGCAATTGTTATTAAAAAAATTTTTGAACAAAAAGTAAACAATAAAAAAATTGAACCTAATATTATTGAGCTAGATCCAATTTCAGATAAGAAAATTGGATCAATTTATGTTACATCTTTTAAAGTTTCAAACTCAATGCCTCATTCATATGGATTTGTATTAAAAACAAGCGATGGAGCAATTGTTTATGTTGATGAGTTTATTATTTCAAATGATAAAAATAAAACCTTTGATTCACAAATTAATCTTTTAAATAACATTACTAAAAATAATACTCTAGCTTTGATTGTAGGAATGGGTCAAGCAGGAAATCCTTATTTTACTGCTCCCAATCATAAAAATAAGGCTTTTTATGAAGCTGCATTGCAAAATACTAAAAATCGTTTAATTGTTGGTTGTTATAGCAATGATGCATATAGTATTTTTACTTTGGCAACAATTGCAAAACAACAAAATCGCCCCTTTATTGTTTATAGTAATAACTTCATTAACACTTTTATTGGTGTATTGAAATTGAAATTATTTAATAGTAAAAATTTAATTTCTTTACCGGTTTCTGAAATTAATAATTCAAAAAATGCAATTATTGTGGTAATTGAAAATCAAGATACTCTTTTTTCAAAATTAAATAAAATTCTACATAACGAAGATAAATATGTTAATTTGTCTTCTGATGATCAACTAATATTAGGCGTTGTTATTACACCAGGTTTTGAAATGTTAGCAGCTGAACTAAGTGATGAAGTAGGTCGTTTAGACATTCCTTATAAAGCATTACCTAAAACAGTTTTACCAATGACACAATCTGATGAAGATTTAAAACATCTAATTAATTTTTTACAACCAAAATTTTTAATTCCAATTAATGGATTATATAAAACTGAGGTTAAATTTAGTTCTACAGTTACAACATCTTGAATTAAAAGTGATCAGATTATTAGTGTTTCTAATGGCGAATTATTCACTATAGAAGATAAAGTTTTAAATCCTAAACCCCAAATTATTGAGTTAGAAGATAAATATATTTCATCTTTTGATGCACTTGATGTTGGTGCTAATATTTTATTTGAACGATCACAAATGGGCGAGAATGGTGTTATTAATTTAATTGTTATTTTTGATAAACAATTCCAAAAACTATTTAATTATGTTGAATTTGATTATTGTGGAGTTGTTAATAATGACGCTCAAATTAAAGAAATTGAAGAAACATTTAAAAAACGTATGGGTGAATGTTTAGTTTATGATGAACGTAAACGCTTAATACTAAAAGATACCAAAGCAAATTTAAAACGTTTATTAACTAAATTATTTGAAAAGAAATTTAATAAGCGTCCATTAGTTTTGCCAACAGTAGTTGACTGTTATAAAACAAAATAA
- a CDS encoding FtsK/SpoIIIE domain-containing protein, giving the protein MVSDNKNTLNKETISFYSYDNQLDAQKTESNGKEQEKSNLKTKKFKVQKNYFFNKKKLIGICFFILSFLILILAFLKAPYTGAILDNVLEFFFGWVKYYVYVILLLFLIVFYIKKVRRRLFSKWMIVFYIITLILFALIIGAVGYGIITNSLTYKFIINTNQQMINKEILNLHKDNFEYISLVNLHSKKLHLCEWWAYSWSQEFLKAIDEKHYYYTSVFAYGGIIGYANLDLYRANAWIFTIVIMFMVLVLISFILITFGTKSHLGLKFKKWLVNKIITNINNYHKKDYQLSEQNFFEEKLGEDHHNIDKQLEQKEVIQEQNLQIKNFNDRQTNSSCITKNDKLKTTILEPIVNDINQFRENPSTIKNNKYNFYPRIDIIDGKSQDYLHELKSKGENLKLIIDKFLENNQLEYHFNAINPYFSNVEIVYQFTRSSLNNFLKNFLNLMKQAVNDTDDYEINIYNDNDFLIIQAKVKDLNPQINIKDILTNLEYNDKLCLGIGKLKERKVVWLEDTQAGSILIHGSQQFSGKSMLISNIIISALYTKSPNELELFIINNGSKSLKEFAKLKHTKKSVDHDDFENVINLLREIMNDINKQNTLFADNNVDNLDEYNLKNQNQKLPKKLIIISEYVEIVSSQFNTRFDTLIRNIANIAKKHGIVLIISSNITNESTVSFKNVFDYTIVLKLNNPYESILLTDRNWCNNLVGFGDMLLIRNFDNLPLRLQTAKITNEQFANIINEINSADYDIDEYRHETRLTSRTQNFFNK; this is encoded by the coding sequence ATGGTTAGTGACAATAAAAACACATTAAATAAGGAAACAATTAGTTTTTATAGTTATGACAATCAACTAGATGCACAAAAAACAGAATCAAACGGAAAAGAACAAGAAAAAAGCAATTTAAAGACAAAAAAATTCAAAGTTCAAAAAAATTATTTTTTTAATAAAAAAAAGCTTATTGGAATTTGTTTTTTTATATTAAGCTTTTTAATTTTAATACTTGCTTTTTTAAAAGCCCCATATACAGGAGCGATTTTAGACAATGTTTTAGAATTTTTTTTTGGATGAGTTAAATACTATGTTTATGTAATTTTATTATTATTTTTAATTGTTTTTTATATTAAAAAAGTCAGAAGGCGTTTATTTAGTAAATGAATGATTGTTTTTTATATTATTACACTAATTTTATTTGCTTTAATTATTGGTGCAGTTGGTTATGGAATTATCACAAATTCATTAACTTATAAATTCATTATTAATACAAATCAACAAATGATTAATAAGGAAATACTTAATTTACATAAAGATAATTTCGAATATATTAGTTTAGTAAATTTACACTCAAAAAAATTACATTTATGTGAGTGGTGAGCTTATAGCTGATCGCAAGAATTTTTAAAAGCGATTGATGAAAAACATTATTATTATACTAGTGTTTTTGCTTATGGTGGAATTATAGGATATGCTAATTTAGATTTATATCGTGCTAATGCTTGAATTTTTACTATTGTAATTATGTTTATGGTTTTAGTTCTTATTTCTTTTATTCTAATCACTTTTGGCACGAAAAGTCATTTAGGATTAAAATTCAAAAAATGATTAGTTAATAAAATAATCACTAATATCAATAACTATCACAAAAAAGATTATCAATTAAGTGAACAAAACTTTTTCGAAGAAAAACTTGGTGAAGATCACCACAATATTGATAAACAATTGGAGCAAAAAGAAGTTATCCAAGAACAAAATTTACAAATTAAAAATTTTAATGATCGGCAAACTAATTCTTCATGTATCACAAAAAATGATAAACTAAAAACCACTATTTTAGAACCAATTGTTAATGATATTAACCAATTCCGAGAAAATCCATCAACAATCAAGAATAACAAGTACAATTTTTATCCACGAATTGATATTATAGATGGCAAAAGTCAAGATTATTTGCATGAACTTAAATCAAAAGGTGAAAATTTAAAATTAATTATCGATAAATTTTTAGAAAATAACCAATTAGAATATCATTTTAATGCAATTAATCCTTATTTTTCAAATGTTGAAATTGTTTATCAGTTTACTCGTTCATCATTAAACAATTTTTTAAAAAATTTTTTAAATTTAATGAAACAAGCAGTTAATGATACAGATGATTATGAAATCAATATTTATAATGACAATGACTTTTTAATCATTCAAGCCAAAGTCAAAGATTTAAATCCTCAAATTAATATTAAAGATATTCTAACTAATTTAGAATACAATGATAAATTATGTTTAGGAATTGGAAAATTAAAAGAAAGAAAAGTAGTTTGATTAGAAGATACACAAGCTGGAAGTATTTTAATTCATGGTAGTCAACAATTTTCTGGAAAATCAATGTTAATTTCTAACATTATTATTAGTGCTTTATATACTAAATCACCTAATGAATTAGAATTATTTATTATTAATAATGGTTCAAAATCATTAAAAGAATTTGCTAAATTAAAGCATACAAAAAAAAGCGTTGATCATGATGATTTTGAAAATGTTATTAATTTATTAAGGGAAATTATGAATGATATTAACAAGCAAAATACATTATTTGCTGATAATAATGTTGATAATTTAGATGAATATAATCTAAAAAATCAAAATCAAAAATTACCTAAAAAATTAATCATTATTTCTGAATATGTTGAGATAGTAAGTAGTCAATTTAATACACGTTTTGATACCTTAATTCGCAATATAGCAAATATTGCTAAAAAACACGGAATCGTTTTAATAATTTCATCAAATATAACTAACGAAAGCACAGTTTCTTTTAAAAATGTATTTGATTATACCATTGTATTAAAATTAAATAATCCGTATGAAAGTATTTTATTAACTGATCGTAATTGATGTAATAATTTGGTTGGTTTTGGGGATATGTTATTAATTCGCAATTTTGATAATTTGCCACTACGATTGCAAACAGCAAAAATTACAAATGAACAGTTTGCTAATATTATTAATGAAATCAATAGTGCTGATTATGATATTGATGAATATCGTCATGAAACAAGATTAACATCAAGAACCCAAAATTTTTTTAATAAATAA
- a CDS encoding acyl carrier protein has product MSINIKDLIMKIAKENKIALNMDNLNIELKSLGIDSLSAMNLIMKIEDQIGVQLPDEKLLKIKNLRDLINAFEDVLK; this is encoded by the coding sequence ATGTCTATTAATATTAAAGATTTAATCATGAAAATCGCTAAGGAAAATAAAATTGCTTTAAATATGGATAATTTAAATATCGAATTAAAATCATTAGGAATTGATTCGCTAAGTGCTATGAATTTAATAATGAAAATTGAGGATCAAATTGGCGTTCAATTGCCTGATGAAAAATTATTAAAAATCAAAAATTTACGTGATTTAATTAACGCGTTTGAAGATGTATTAAAATAA
- a CDS encoding leucyl aminopeptidase, producing the protein MTLNEKKEFVYELKAVEKNHNLKGFEENTTEHVVFGGLYQKQQYLILTPDFDSNELSRSLISFLEKSPKSVSVDLNSFLSLVPESRHASLLNVVISALEYVEVTPFSLKSKIETKNIHNLVVDQKYHDLINKLHVIAQSQTITRTLQDTPANLMTPGDFEERIKELFKDLPEVKVSVLYRKDLEAKGMNAHVGVGKAAVSDKAQPRLVVVEYNNNPETNEKYAFVGKGVCFDSGGYNVKTGSHMRWMKFDMSGSAIVSMTVRALALNKEKVNVVAVCPLVLNLLAPEGQKPDDIVKSYNGKTIELDNTDAEGRLILADALTYAVRDLKASKLFDVATLTGAMIYALGDTYSGVWATNNDIWNEVVVAADYAGELVWRLPFHNDFLKMLNSNVADIANSVSDPRGGSSRAACFLKEFTEGVPYAHFDIAITADVGHKGTGVMLRTFYRIAQNQKFN; encoded by the coding sequence ATGACATTAAATGAAAAAAAAGAATTTGTTTATGAATTAAAAGCTGTTGAAAAAAATCACAACCTAAAAGGTTTTGAAGAAAATACAACTGAACATGTTGTTTTTGGAGGTTTATATCAAAAACAACAATACTTAATTTTAACACCAGATTTTGATTCTAATGAACTATCAAGATCATTGATTAGTTTTTTAGAAAAATCACCTAAATCTGTTAGTGTTGATTTAAATTCATTTCTATCACTTGTCCCAGAATCAAGACATGCATCTTTATTAAATGTTGTTATTAGTGCATTAGAATATGTTGAAGTAACGCCATTTTCACTAAAATCTAAAATTGAAACAAAAAATATACATAATTTAGTAGTTGATCAAAAATATCATGATTTAATTAATAAATTACATGTAATTGCTCAATCACAAACAATTACAAGAACATTACAAGATACGCCAGCTAATTTAATGACACCAGGTGATTTTGAAGAACGAATTAAAGAATTATTTAAAGACTTGCCAGAAGTTAAAGTAAGTGTTTTATATCGTAAAGATTTAGAAGCTAAAGGAATGAACGCTCATGTTGGTGTTGGTAAAGCTGCAGTAAGTGATAAAGCACAGCCTCGTTTAGTTGTTGTTGAATATAATAATAATCCAGAAACAAATGAAAAATATGCTTTTGTTGGTAAGGGTGTATGTTTTGATTCAGGTGGATATAATGTAAAAACGGGATCACATATGCGTTGAATGAAATTTGATATGTCTGGTTCTGCTATTGTAAGTATGACAGTGAGAGCTTTAGCTTTAAATAAAGAAAAAGTTAATGTTGTGGCTGTATGTCCATTAGTATTAAATTTATTAGCTCCAGAAGGTCAAAAACCAGATGATATAGTGAAATCATATAATGGTAAAACAATTGAATTAGATAACACTGATGCAGAAGGACGTTTAATTTTAGCAGATGCACTAACATATGCTGTTCGTGATTTAAAAGCTTCTAAATTATTTGATGTTGCAACTTTAACAGGTGCTATGATTTATGCTTTAGGTGATACATATTCTGGTGTATGAGCAACAAATAACGACATCTGAAATGAAGTAGTTGTAGCAGCTGATTATGCTGGTGAATTAGTTTGAAGATTACCATTCCACAATGATTTCTTAAAAATGTTAAATTCAAATGTTGCTGATATTGCTAACTCAGTATCTGATCCTCGTGGTGGTTCTTCACGTGCAGCATGTTTCTTAAAAGAATTTACTGAAGGCGTTCCATATGCTCATTTTGACATTGCTATTACTGCAGATGTTGGTCATAAAGGAACTGGTGTAATGTTAAGAACATTTTATCGTATTGCTCAAAATCAAAAATTTAATTAG
- the tsf gene encoding translation elongation factor Ts produces the protein MTKAELVKELRIRTQASMSECIKALDASENDIEKAIVWLRENGAIKAANKLKNAATDGVVLAKKINNKAILIEVNCQTDFVAKNENFLAYANQILEEALAKVENKEDFDKLIINGKPIAESGLDLTAYIGEKIVFRRGEILKANDDQTLGVYTHNNNRVAAIILVDGKVEDEVVRNVAMHAAAMRPRYLNEKVVDKLWLAKEREIIVNQLEHEGKPAAFAAKIIDGRLNKILKENCLVDQSYFKQPELTIEKYLKNNNAVAVGYFSYEVGEGIEKAPQMSFADEVAAQMKK, from the coding sequence ATGACAAAAGCTGAATTAGTTAAAGAATTAAGAATAAGAACACAAGCTAGTATGAGTGAATGTATTAAAGCTTTAGATGCGTCAGAAAATGATATTGAAAAAGCAATAGTATGATTACGAGAAAATGGTGCTATTAAGGCTGCTAATAAACTAAAAAATGCAGCGACAGATGGTGTTGTATTGGCCAAAAAAATAAATAATAAAGCAATTCTTATTGAGGTTAATTGTCAAACTGACTTTGTTGCTAAGAATGAAAATTTTTTAGCTTATGCTAATCAAATTTTAGAAGAAGCATTAGCTAAGGTTGAAAATAAAGAAGATTTTGATAAATTAATTATAAATGGAAAACCAATTGCTGAATCAGGATTAGATTTAACAGCATATATTGGTGAAAAAATCGTTTTTAGACGTGGAGAAATTTTAAAAGCTAATGATGACCAAACTTTAGGTGTTTATACTCACAATAACAACAGAGTTGCTGCTATTATTTTAGTTGATGGAAAAGTTGAAGATGAAGTTGTTCGAAATGTAGCAATGCATGCTGCAGCAATGCGTCCACGTTATTTAAATGAAAAAGTTGTTGATAAGTTATGATTAGCGAAAGAACGTGAAATTATTGTTAATCAATTAGAACATGAAGGTAAACCAGCAGCTTTTGCTGCAAAAATTATTGACGGGCGTTTAAATAAAATTTTAAAAGAAAATTGTTTAGTAGATCAATCATATTTTAAACAACCAGAATTAACAATTGAAAAATATTTAAAGAATAATAACGCTGTTGCAGTAGGTTATTTCTCATATGAAGTAGGCGAAGGAATTGAAAAAGCTCCTCAAATGAGTTTTGCTGATGAAGTAGCAGCACAAATGAAAAAATAA
- a CDS encoding cysteine peptidase family C39 domain-containing protein, producing MKIVQQTSDNECGVCVINMLANYYHNKTIDKNIILQKANLTKNGLSLQELENLANEFNLDAQSFECSFEELIDEKINDYFIALINKNGLNHFVIVKNYNKNFFRIYDPENKIYELNNEEFKKIFLNIIVRVSKNHQIFDLPIFKESYLKNIKLSSLIIILFIELLNIPLNIFLSKIVNLLIDLVLIDTQIKNLTYLFIVFSLFYISNAFKDLLITIYINKISNNIFSNINNKIVNNLANKSIIFFNKTNLGELSSIQIHLNNIIHFLLVSRIKLLVNTLFAICIICLLGLQNWSLLLISLGFSLLNFIIGLINWKYFKIHSLKIINIENSLFIKYQNFIKLINLEYNIDKYNNYINSYKKQFDELIIFKNKITIFKSNVNFYLSIINNIGLLILLTYLIINTNYDYKVISVITYIVFLHQNLNNLFFGIFNFFNELLNFKNGKQIVEKILYIDNYEEHDGIQINKITSCKITENQKEFEFSKSCLIIGKSGVGKTTLLKNFLNFNNKNLFFNNLNVNNINLNQLKELIIYHPTNPLINDFDINWFIDKNEEIINALKIVIFITKIDWSLNNNFEHNINLSTGQQQILAFLNLLKYKNKLLLLDEPLAHVDNDNKKIILNSILPIILKNNFVIYVSHDHYLKKYFDQIINLNDEKMDKY from the coding sequence ATGAAAATTGTTCAACAAACTTCTGATAATGAATGTGGTGTGTGTGTTATTAACATGTTAGCAAATTATTATCATAATAAAACAATTGATAAAAACATCATTCTTCAAAAAGCAAATTTAACAAAAAATGGTTTGAGTTTGCAAGAACTTGAAAACTTAGCAAATGAATTTAATTTAGATGCACAATCATTTGAATGTAGTTTTGAGGAGTTAATTGATGAAAAAATCAATGACTATTTTATAGCTTTAATTAACAAAAACGGTTTGAATCATTTTGTTATTGTTAAAAATTATAACAAAAATTTTTTTCGTATTTATGATCCAGAAAATAAAATATATGAATTAAATAATGAAGAATTTAAAAAAATATTTTTAAATATAATTGTGCGTGTTTCTAAAAATCATCAAATTTTTGACCTTCCCATATTTAAAGAATCTTATTTAAAAAATATTAAACTCTCATCGTTAATTATCATATTATTTATAGAGTTATTAAATATTCCTTTAAATATTTTTTTAAGTAAAATTGTAAACTTACTAATAGATTTAGTTTTAATTGACACACAAATTAAAAACTTAACATACTTATTTATTGTTTTTAGTTTATTTTATATTAGTAATGCTTTCAAAGATTTACTAATTACTATATACATAAATAAAATTAGTAATAATATTTTTTCTAATATTAATAATAAAATAGTTAATAATTTAGCTAATAAATCAATTATTTTTTTTAATAAAACAAATTTAGGTGAATTAAGCTCGATTCAGATTCATTTGAATAATATAATTCATTTTCTATTAGTTAGTCGTATAAAATTATTAGTTAATACTTTATTTGCAATTTGTATTATTTGTTTATTAGGTTTACAAAATTGATCTTTATTATTAATAAGTTTAGGGTTTAGTTTGTTAAATTTTATAATAGGATTGATTAATTGAAAATATTTTAAAATCCACAGTTTAAAAATAATTAATATTGAAAACTCATTATTTATTAAATATCAAAATTTTATTAAATTAATTAATCTCGAATACAATATCGATAAATATAATAACTATATTAATAGTTATAAAAAGCAATTTGATGAATTAATAATTTTTAAAAATAAAATTACTATTTTTAAATCGAATGTAAATTTTTATTTATCAATTATTAATAATATTGGTTTATTGATTTTATTAACTTATCTAATCATTAATACCAATTATGATTATAAAGTTATTAGCGTAATCACTTATATAGTTTTTTTACATCAAAATCTAAATAATTTGTTTTTTGGTATCTTTAATTTTTTTAATGAATTATTAAATTTTAAAAATGGAAAACAAATTGTTGAAAAAATTTTGTATATTGATAATTATGAAGAACATGATGGTATACAAATTAATAAAATTACATCATGTAAAATTACCGAAAACCAAAAGGAATTTGAATTTAGCAAATCTTGTTTAATCATAGGAAAAAGTGGTGTTGGAAAAACAACATTATTAAAAAATTTTTTAAACTTTAATAATAAAAATTTATTTTTTAATAACTTAAATGTAAATAATATAAATTTAAATCAACTTAAAGAATTAATTATCTATCATCCAACAAATCCTTTAATAAATGATTTTGATATAAATTGGTTTATAGATAAAAATGAAGAAATTATTAATGCTTTAAAAATAGTTATTTTTATAACAAAGATCGATTGATCATTAAATAATAATTTTGAACATAATATTAACTTATCAACTGGTCAACAACAAATCCTTGCTTTTTTAAATCTTTTAAAATACAAAAATAAATTATTACTACTTGATGAACCACTAGCACATGTTGATAATGATAATAAAAAAATAATTTTAAACTCAATATTGCCTATAATTCTAAAAAATAATTTTGTCATTTATGTTTCACATGATCATTATTTAAAAAAATATTTTGATCAAATAATTAATTTAAATGATGAAAAAATGGATAAGTATTAG
- a CDS encoding phosphatidate cytidylyltransferase — MISVNKINEKTKNTFFKRFYSSIFIFLYLLIYFVLALLADRNYNWTPLINNLYIQQGIAIVLLIWLLPLICIGSYEMNKVIFDNNKITLIILTIVFNICIYTTTISYFIYQYEFLNIKYLLTINYHYVIKLFGACLGCSYFVTLVILFFFLAFLKKINFKNCLYTILIFSFLSGFFIGLLYFTFIRSWITSLLLMMIVFLSDTFAYVGGVLFGKTKLAPKISPNKTVEGLIFGLVIATIVIMLIIFGLSYVPIKPKNGIVLKSQNVLYNIFGLDFSSSNEKNLTLHKQALWWICTIVAFLFLSLISTSGDLVFSAIKRNYHTKDYSNLIPGHGGLLDRIDSHSFVISIMFIFTLLITGSLQDENLFPNIQKFFIQLIV, encoded by the coding sequence ATGATTAGTGTCAATAAAATCAATGAAAAAACAAAAAACACTTTTTTTAAACGGTTTTATTCATCGATTTTTATTTTTTTATACTTATTAATTTATTTTGTTTTAGCATTATTAGCAGATCGTAATTATAATTGAACACCTTTAATTAATAATTTATATATTCAACAAGGGATTGCAATTGTTTTATTAATATGATTATTACCATTAATATGTATTGGTTCGTATGAAATGAATAAAGTCATTTTTGATAATAATAAGATAACATTAATCATCTTAACAATTGTTTTTAATATTTGCATTTATACTACAACGATTTCTTATTTTATATATCAATATGAGTTTTTAAATATTAAATACCTTTTAACTATAAATTACCATTACGTCATCAAACTATTTGGCGCATGTTTAGGATGCTCGTATTTTGTTACATTAGTTATTTTATTTTTCTTTTTAGCATTTCTAAAAAAAATTAATTTCAAAAATTGTTTATACACAATTTTAATTTTTAGTTTTTTAAGTGGTTTTTTTATAGGATTACTTTATTTTACTTTTATTAGAAGTTGAATTACTTCATTATTGCTAATGATGATTGTTTTTTTAAGTGATACATTTGCATATGTTGGTGGTGTTTTATTTGGTAAAACAAAATTAGCACCAAAAATAAGTCCTAACAAAACAGTTGAAGGATTAATTTTTGGTTTAGTAATTGCAACAATTGTTATTATGTTAATAATTTTTGGTTTGTCATATGTGCCAATTAAACCTAAAAACGGCATAGTGTTAAAATCACAAAATGTTTTATATAATATTTTTGGTTTAGATTTTTCTAGTTCAAATGAAAAAAATCTTACATTGCATAAACAAGCATTATGATGAATTTGCACAATAGTTGCTTTTTTGTTTTTGAGTTTAATAAGCACTAGTGGGGACTTAGTATTTAGTGCGATTAAACGTAATTATCATACCAAAGATTATAGTAATTTAATTCCTGGCCATGGTGGATTATTAGATCGTATAGATTCACATTCATTTGTAATATCAATCATGTTCATTTTTACACTTCTTATTACAGGCAGTTTACAAGATGAAAATTTATTTCCTAACATTCAAAAATTTTTTATTCAATTAATTGTATAA
- the pyrH gene encoding UMP kinase, with amino-acid sequence MRKQRIVIKISGACLKQNDSSIIDFIKINDLAEQIEKISKKYIVSIVLGGGNIWRGSIAKELDMDRNLADNMGMMATIINGLALENALNHLNVNTIVLSAIKCDKLVHESSANNIKKAIEKEQVMIFVAGTGFPYFTTDSCAAIRAAETESSIILMGKNGVDGVYDSDPKINPNAQFYEHITFNMALTQNLKVMDATALALCQENNINLLVFNIDKPNAIVDVLEKKNKYTIVSK; translated from the coding sequence ATGCGAAAACAACGAATTGTAATTAAAATTTCTGGAGCTTGCTTAAAACAAAATGATAGTTCAATAATTGATTTTATAAAGATTAATGATTTAGCAGAACAAATTGAAAAAATTTCTAAGAAATATATTGTATCAATTGTTTTAGGTGGTGGCAATATTTGACGAGGTAGCATTGCCAAAGAGCTAGATATGGATCGTAATTTAGCTGATAATATGGGTATGATGGCAACTATTATAAATGGGTTAGCTTTAGAAAATGCTTTAAATCATTTGAATGTTAACACTATTGTTTTATCTGCAATTAAATGTGATAAATTAGTTCATGAATCATCTGCTAATAATATAAAAAAAGCTATTGAAAAAGAACAAGTAATGATTTTTGTGGCTGGAACAGGATTTCCATATTTTACAACTGATTCGTGTGCAGCAATTAGAGCTGCTGAAACAGAATCTAGTATAATTTTAATGGGCAAAAATGGTGTTGATGGTGTCTATGATAGTGATCCAAAAATTAATCCTAATGCACAATTTTATGAACATATTACATTTAATATGGCCCTTACTCAAAATTTAAAAGTTATGGATGCAACAGCTTTAGCTTTGTGTCAAGAAAATAATATAAATTTATTAGTTTTTAATATTGATAAACCAAATGCAATTGTTGATGTTTTAGAGAAAAAAAATAAATACACAATTGTTTCAAAATAA